Proteins encoded in a region of the Trypanosoma brucei gambiense DAL972 chromosome 6, complete sequence genome:
- a CDS encoding zinc finger protein, conserved — protein sequence MSLPAPQCGACGVVFDSIEASRKHYQSDFHVHNVRMRVEGKRPVTAQEYKHMRIAEGIDVDNDGGPSFACKLCKKTFHCVQTLQAHVRSTAHLIKKEQRILARDSDAASALTSTSLGSAAVGLHRRHNAKRPKALSEGTKRTKEVKVQPEEREEDVSEVRCFACGALSDNVEANLEHLFNVHEFTIPLQEKCTDVAGLLSYVARKTNGLLCLVCGEKTRSFASLEALRAHMREKNHDRIILGPEYDEFYSISLADVDVGERLDLNNMELVVSDSKRCVQRREAEVPRPRKKDSNARIEQHRLLIAAQYETQVALRREEREEMREVHREAQKLLKRQDAHYQEHMMKVSLRSNKLHPKGYDGEGRVN from the coding sequence ATGTCGCTGCCAGCTCCTCAGTGTGGTGCATGTGGTGTTGTATTCGACAGTATTGAAGCCAGTCGCAAACATTACCAGTCTGATTTTCATGTGCATAACGTACGGATGCGAGTGGAAGGGAAGCGACCAGTTACCGCTCAGGAGTACAAACATATGCGTATAGCGGAGGGAATCGACGTGGACAATGACGGTGGGCCGTCTTTCGCCTGTAAACTTTGCAAGAAAACGTTCCATTGCGTGCAAACGCTTCAGGCGCATGTTCGCTCTACCGCTCATCTCATTAAAAAGGAGCAGCGAATCCTCGCTCGTGACTCTGATGCAGCAAGTGCCTTGACAAGCACATCATTGGGTAGTGCGGCGGTTGGGTTACATCGGCGCCATAACGCAAAGAGGCCGAAGGCTCTCAGCGAAGGTACGAAGAGAACGAAAGAGGTGAAGGTGCAACCGGAGGAGCGTGAGGAAGACGTGAGTGAAGTCCGTTGCTTTGCATGCGGTGCTCTTTCAGACAACGTGGAGGCAAACTTGGAACATCTTTTTAATGTTCATGAGTTCACAATTCCCCTACAGGAGAAATGTACAGACGTTGCAGGACTTCTTTCCTACGTGGCACGCAAAACGAACGGTCTGCTCTGCCTTGTTTGTGGGGAAAAGACAAGATCATTCGCATCATTAGAAGCGCTTAGGGCCCACATGCGTGAGAAAAATCACGACCGAATTATTCTTGGTCCTGAATACGATGAGTTTTATAGTATTAGTCTTGCCGATGTGGATGTGGGTGAGCGCCTCGATCTCAATAACATGGAACTGGTTGTTTCCGACAGCAAGCGCTGCGTACAACGACGGGAGGCGGAAGTCCCACGTCCACGCAAGAAAGATAGTAACGCGCGTATTGAACAACATCGCTTACTTATCGCTGCTCAATACGAAACTCAAGTTGCTTTGCGTAGGGAAGAGCGTGAGGAAATGCGTGAGGTTCATAGGGAAGCTCAAAAACTGTTGAAGCGACAGGATGCGCACTACCAGGAACATATGATGAAAGTCAGTCTACGAAGTAATAAGTTACATCCTAAAGGTTATGATGGTGAGGGTAGAGTGAATTAG
- a CDS encoding phospholipid-translocating P-type ATPase (flippase), putative has product MRIVAPLDGSTAAAFCDNKVTNSRYTVWNFLFLNFYEQFRRPVNFYFLLVASLKFISIVAPVNPLSTLLPLALTFSLTAIKAARDDIKRHKQDAIYNKKERKVLNREAMTWETRTNHSIRVGDVILLREGEDIPCDVVVLAATNPIVYIRTDNLDGELDLKPRDVVAPQLSSDHTGGDDVPNAIAHQLLSVDDSCASIVGKLGQMRVTCSDPSPMINCFDGVAEFFFSRSPAAETVAANNSAPMRVSLSENNILPQSCVLKNTKTAICLAVYTGEDTKCCLNKRNPKVKWAQIDRDISKYAIFVFIFQISCGFLFGAVGYLMNNNVEKTYWYLPMTTGEDGLAFGIYTLRFFLLTTVFIPISFKFVTDMSKYYFALVIENDVAMHHDGEWCNVRNSSIVEDLGQVDYVLSDKTGTLTQNVMEFLFATINGERRCLAPVEAEEVQGSCGEHVLHFGRVLSLCNTVEVVYDDVSQEMTQSGLSTGCGAVGTMRYQAASPDEVALCNGCEKLNVRLVARDATTAAVEVNGIKEEWFVHYVFAFASEFKTMGVIVEEKSTNAIYYFVKGADDRILEMALDENSSTGGPQWGKGERMSSKAAILAEVEHYAVFGLRTLLVAEKRLTRNELDEFLEKVREAELSMNNRKEEIYKLRLEMENSVTILGVTAIEDKLQDHVPETIRSFLQAGIKVWMLTGDKVQTAEQIALTCSLCSPGDCVLRVLADKLDAFESWEGYMESLLQFSKGVMADVQYGDAAFPTGSSSDPAVGEKACAMGVMQKRNGSVTTETNESADVNPLSTGSSYVLVIEGGQVLERILTTPSLLKLLTELSENCVSVICARTTPKQKAAVTRLVRSRGFITLAVGDGGNDVAMIQEAQVGVGITGREGKQAARAADFSISRFSDLRSLVFVHGQLAYNRTAFVIKYSFYKSVLIGIIQLVHNIFHTHYSGGSFWDGFGLTLWNGLYSLPQTMLYCLDRKVPRRVLEQTPALYKVTRSGVDLGVCQFFGSFIFRGVFQSILAYFLVLSVHGTGFASPNDAGQSAKDVAFTLTYAILILLQVVTVLMESHTVTALNAIFIFGMPVVYVAANMIYSSLESFYYYGVWKKTTDIVSFLTCIAVVSALVVPVLGVLTLIKIWRPDPRDVMRSAELRRQANDPLAVEKRASVSRLSRCLWCVPEEPSTYVTVVLADDELTIRNANSV; this is encoded by the coding sequence ATGCGAATCGTAGCTCCGTTGGATGGTTCGACAGCCGCGGCGTTTTGCGATAACAAAGTCACGAATAGCCGCTACACCGTTTGGAATTTCTTGTTTCTGAACTTTTATGAGCAGTTTCGGCGTCCGGTGAACTTTTACTTCTTACTTGTGGCATCACTAAAGTTTATTTCCATCGTTGCTCCGGTCAATCCGCTTTCAACCCTACTGCCACTGGCACTGACGTTTTCCCTCACTGCAATAAAGGCGGCAAGGGACGATATTAAGCGTCATAAACAGGATGCCATATACAACAAGAAAGAACGGAAAGTCCTCAACAGGGAAGCAATGACATGGGAGACACGCACGAACCACAGCATTCGGGTTGGAGATGTGATCCTACTTCGCGAAGGCGAAGATATTCCGTGTGACGTGGTGGTACTGGCTGCAACGAATCCTATAGTGTATATAAGGACTGACAATCTTGATGGTGAGCTTGATTTGAAACCGCGGGATGTTGTTGCTCCTCAATTATCCAGTGATCACACGGGAGGTGACGATGTGCCCAATGCCATTGCTCATCAGTTGCTTTCTGTTGATGATAGCTGTGCATCGATTGTGGGAAAGTTGGGCCAAATGCGCGTCACGTGTTCTGATCCCTCCCCTATGATCAACTGTTTCGATGGGGTTGCAGagttctttttctccagATCACCAGCGGCTGAGACTGTGGCGGCGAATAACAGCGCTCCGATGCGGGTTTCCTTATCTGAGAACAATATTTTACCTCAATCGTGCGTATTGAAGAACACAAAAACCGCAATTTGTTTAGCAGTATATACGGGAGAGGATACTAAATGCTGCTTGAATAAGCGGAACCCAAAGGTAAAGTGGGCCCAAATCGACCGAGATATATCAAAGTATGCTATTTTCGTCTTTATTTTCCAAATAAGCTgtggttttttgtttggggCTGTAGGTTACCTCATGAACAACAATGTGGAAAAAACATACTGGTACCTTCCGATGACAACGGGTGAAGATGGGCTCGCCTTCGGCATTTATACTCTTcgttttttcctcttgaCAACCGTTTTCATACCAATTTCATTCAAATTCGTTACGGACATGTCCAAATACTACTTTGCACTGGTTATTGAAAACGATGTGGCCATGCACCACGATGGTGAATGGTGTAATGTGAGGAACTCCAGCATTGTGGAGGACCTGGGGCAAGTGGACTACGTGCTTTCGGACAAAACAGGTACGCTAACGCAAAATGTAATGGAGTTTCTGTTTGCAACGATAAATGGTGAGCGAAGGTGCCTGGCGCCAGTAGAAGCGGAAGAGGTGCAGGGTTCTTGTGGAGAGCATGTTCTACACTTCGGACGTGTTTTGTCGTTGTGTAACACTGTAGAAGTTGTCTATGATGACGTTAGCCAAGAGATGACTCAGAGTGGCTTATCAACTGGGTGTGGTGCAGTAGGGACGATGCGTTATCAAGCAGCATCACCAGATGAAGTGGCACTGTGTAATGGGTGTGAGAAATTGAACGTGAGACTCGTTGCACGGGATGCGACCACTGCGGCGGTGGAGGTGAACGGTATTAAGGAGGAGTGGTTTGTTCATTATGTGTTTGCGTTCGCATCGGAGTTCAAGACAATGGGTGTTATTGTTGAGGAGAAAAGCACCAATGCGATATATTACTTCGTAAAGGGGGCGGATGACCGCATTCTTGAGATGGCCCTCGATGAGAATTCTTCCACTGGAGGGCCGCAGTGGGGTAAAGGGGAGCGAATGTCTTCGAAAGCTGCCATTCTTGCTGAAGTAGAACATTATGCGGTGTTTGGTTTGCGCACGCTTCTAGTCGCTGAGAAGCGCCTAACAAGGAACGAGCTTGATGAGTTTTTGGAGAAGGTGAGAGAGGCGGAACTTTCAATGAATAACCGGAAGGAGGAAATCTATAAGCTGCGTTTGGAGATGGAGAACTCCGTGACTATCTTGGGTGTGACCGCCATAGAGGACAAGTTACAGGATCATGTGCCTGAAACTATCCGGAGTTTCTTGCAAGCTGGTATTAAGGTATGGATGCTTACTGGTGACAAGGTACAAACAGCTGAACAAATTGCACTAACCTGTTCTTTGTGTTCACCGGGTGATTGTGTGCTACGTGTACTCGCAGATAAGTTAGATGCCTTTGAATCTTGGGAAGGGTACATGGAATCACTTCTGCAGTTCTCAAAGGGCGTGATGGCGGATGTACAGTATGGTGATGCTGCCTTCCCAACAGGGTCTAGTAGTGATCCAGCGGTGGGTGAAAAAGCGTGTGCGATGGGGGTGATGCAAAAACGAAACGGAAGTGtgacaacagaaacaaatgagAGTGCTGATGTGAATCCACTGTCAACCGGATCTTCTTACGTGTTAGTGATAGAAGGTGGTCAGGTGCTTGAAAGAATCCTGACAACACCATCTCTGTTGAAGTTACTAACTGAGCTGAGTGAAAACTGCGTCAGTGTTATCTGTGCACGCACGACGCCCAAGCAAAAGGCAGCTGTCACGCGCCTCGTTCGTTCCCGTGGATTCATCACTCTTGCAGTTGGCGATGGTGGTAACGATGTGGCCATGATTCAGGAAGCGCAGGTGGGTGTTGGGATTACGGGGcgggaagggaaacaagCGGCTCGTGCAGCGGATTTTAGCATTTCTCGATTTTCCGACCTTCGATCGCTTGTTTTCGTTCATGGACAGCTGGCATACAACCGTACGGCGTTCGTCATTAAGTATAGCTTCTACAAGTCGGTATTAATTGGCATAattcaattggtgcataatATCTTTCACACCCATTATTCTGGTGGTAGTTTTTGGGATGGTTTTGGACTAACTCTTTGGAACGGTCTGTATTCACTTCCACAGACGATGCTCTACTGTCTTGATCGAAAGGTTCCACGAAGAGTTCTTGAACAAACTCCTGCTCTCTACAAGGTGACCCGCAGCGGTGTGGATCTGGGTGTTTGTCAGTTTTTTGGGTCGTTCATTTTCCGTGGAGTGTTCCAATCTATCTTGGCttatttccttgttttgAGTGTGCATGGGACGGGATTCGCCTCCCCAAATGATGCTGGTCAAAGCGCAAAGGATGTGGCATTCACCCTAACATATGCCATTTTAATCCTATTGCAAGTGGTAACTGTCCTCATGGAGTCACACACTGTTACGGCATTAAATGCGATTTTTATCTTCGGAATGCCAGTAGTATACGTTGCAGCCAACATGATTTACTCTTCTCTAGAGAGTTTTTATTACTACGGTgtgtggaagaaaacaacggatattgtttcatttttgacATGTATTGCAGTGGTGAGTGCCTTGGTTGTTCCTGTGCTTGGTGTCTTGACTCTTATCAAGATTTGGCGCCCCGATCCGCGAGATGTTATGCGCTCGGCAGAATTACGACGTCAAGCGAATGACCCATTGGCTGTGGAGAAACGAGCGAGTGTCTCGCGTCTCTCCCGCTGCTTATGGTGTGTCCCAGAGGAGCCATCCACGTATGTCACAGTTGTACTTGCAGATGATGAACTGACGATAAGGAACGCAAACTCTGTGTAG